The Sphingobium sp. RAC03 genome includes the window TGAGCGAGCGCCACGCCATCGAGGGTTGCACTGTCGATGCCGAGAGTGTTGGCGGAGAAATTCAGCCGCCGGACGCCATCCACCGTCGCGCGTAGCGTGATCTTCTCACGTCCCGCGACGGTCCTGTTCTCGATGTCCGGGGTAAGCGCGAGCCTGTAGCTCGCTACCTCGAATCCATCCCCAGGCCTGTTGGCGGCGAACGCAGGGCTGCACAGCAACCCCAGAGCCGTCCCGGCTAACGGTGACGCCAACATTCTGCGGATCACTGATGCCCCTTTATACTCATAGCTTCTATCGATGGGGCCAACACCTAGGCGCGGTCGTGGTAGGATCACGCCGGCTTTGCCGCAGGCGCGGAAGATTGGCGTCCAAGCGTCCGATACACGGTTGGCCGCGATATCGAGAACACCTCGGCGAGATCGCTGATCGAATAGTCGTCGGTGTCGTACATGCGGCGCAACTCCTTCTGCTGGCGATCCGACAGCTTGGGCTTCTTGCCGCGCAGCTTCCCTTTCGAACGTGCGACCACCATGCCTTCGCGGGTCCGCATCCGGATCAGGTCGGCCTCGAACTCGGCGAAGGTGGCGAGGATGTTGAAGAACAGCTTGCCCATCGGGTCGGACGGATCGTGGACACTGGCCCCGAGCTGTAGCTTTACGCCCCGCATGGCGAGGTCGTCGCCGATCGCGCGCGCGTCGGGCACCGACCGCGCAAGACGGTCGAGCTTGGGCACCACCAGCGTGTCGCCGCTTCGGACCGCCGCGAGCGCCTGATCCAGACCGGGGCGGGTCCGGTTCGTCCCGGTAAAGCCCTTGTCGGTGTAGATGCGATTGGCCGCGACGCCGAGTTTGACCAGCGCGTCCTGTTGGGCGGCAAGGTCCTGTTTGTCGGTGGAGCATCGGGCGTAGCCGATCAGCGTGTGTGTCATGGTGAAATCTGTAACGTAAAGGGGTCCCTCAACGCAAAAGATATAGTACCATCTATATGAGACTCGGCTTTTGGCGGTTTCCCGTGCCTCGACAGGTCAGCTGGCGACCGTCCGCTGAACGATCCTCTTTCGGACGGGGCAGATCACCATGACCGATGATCGTAAGTCGGAATCGGGAAGTGCCGAAGTCGCGCCACGGATGGCTGTGCTCCGTCGGCACCTCCATGATGCGGTGCCGCTGGACCAAGCCGCGACCGACGCCGGCATCTCGCTCCGCACCGCTCGCCGCTGGCTCGCCCGCTACCGCGCCGATGGTCCGGCGGGGCTGGCGCGTCCTACCCGACCCGAAGCCGGCAAGCGTACCTTCCCGAAAGAACTAGTCGAACTGATCGAGGGCATGGCGCTGCTCAAACCGCCGCCATCGATCGTGACCATCCATCGCCGTCTCGCCGCCATCGTCGGCGAACGGCAATGGCGAATGCCGTCCTATGGCAGCGTGCGCGATATCGTGCGGCGGATCGATCCGGCGATGCTGACCTTGGCACATGAAGGTGCTGCCGCCTTCCGCGACAAGTTCGAGTTGGTGCATCGGCACCGCGCCGAACACCCCAATGCGATCTGGCAAGCCGATCACACCCAGCTCGATATCCTGATCCTCGATGCCGGCGGTCGCCCGGTGCGGCCGTGGCTGACGACGGTGCTGGACGATCACTCGCGCGTGATAGCAGGCTACATGGTTTTCCTCGGCGCGCCCTCCGCGCTCAACACGTCGCTCGCGCTGCGACAGGCGATTTGGCGCAAGGCCGATCCGACCTGGCCGGTATGCGGCATTCCCGACGTCCTGTACGTCGATCACGGATCGGACTTCACCAGCCTTCATCTCGAACAGGCTGCGGCCGATCTGCGTATCCGCCTGATCTACTCTGCCGTCGCGCGTCCACAGGGGCGCGGCAAGATCGAGCGGCTGTTCCGCACCATCAACACCGAACTGTTGGCGGAACTGCCGGGCAATCTTCGTAACGGCAAACCGGTATCGCCCCCGCGCCTGACGCTTCCCGAACTGGACGCTGCGATCGGCACATACATCGTGGCGACCTATAACGTCCGCCCGCACAGGGCGATCGGCGTACCGCCCGTCGATGCGTGGCGCGGCGATGGCTGGCTGTCCCGGATGCCGGAAACGCTGGAGGAACTGGACGCGCTGCTGGTCATGGTCGCCAAGCCGCGCATCGTCCACCGCGACGGCATCCGT containing:
- a CDS encoding Mu transposase C-terminal domain-containing protein, with translation MTDDRKSESGSAEVAPRMAVLRRHLHDAVPLDQAATDAGISLRTARRWLARYRADGPAGLARPTRPEAGKRTFPKELVELIEGMALLKPPPSIVTIHRRLAAIVGERQWRMPSYGSVRDIVRRIDPAMLTLAHEGAAAFRDKFELVHRHRAEHPNAIWQADHTQLDILILDAGGRPVRPWLTTVLDDHSRVIAGYMVFLGAPSALNTSLALRQAIWRKADPTWPVCGIPDVLYVDHGSDFTSLHLEQAAADLRIRLIYSAVARPQGRGKIERLFRTINTELLAELPGNLRNGKPVSPPRLTLPELDAAIGTYIVATYNVRPHRAIGVPPVDAWRGDGWLSRMPETLEELDALLVMVAKPRIVHRDGIRFEGLRYFNPTLAAYVGEPVTIRYDPRDVGEVRIFHRNVFLCRAVSPDHAGLSITLKDVQAARIAYRRRLRSEIGERKARVADYLPAILRPLGSGSVRASTPKPTPATSPEVTRSKPRLRTYYEGE
- a CDS encoding recombinase family protein; the encoded protein is MTHTLIGYARCSTDKQDLAAQQDALVKLGVAANRIYTDKGFTGTNRTRPGLDQALAAVRSGDTLVVPKLDRLARSVPDARAIGDDLAMRGVKLQLGASVHDPSDPMGKLFFNILATFAEFEADLIRMRTREGMVVARSKGKLRGKKPKLSDRQQKELRRMYDTDDYSISDLAEVFSISRPTVYRTLGRQSSAPAAKPA